A region of Triplophysa dalaica isolate WHDGS20190420 chromosome 18, ASM1584641v1, whole genome shotgun sequence DNA encodes the following proteins:
- the itpr3 gene encoding inositol 1,4,5-trisphosphate receptor type 3 isoform X1, with translation MSDSASSFLHIGDIVSLYAEGTVNGFISTLGLVDDRCVVEPAGGDLDNPPKKFRDCLFKVYPMNRYSAQKQFWKAKQAKHEKDKIGDMVLLQKLQHAANLEQKQNDAENKKVHGDVVKYGSVIQLLHMKSNKYLTVNKRLPALLEKNAMRVTLDGTGNEGSWLIIQPFWKLRADGDSVVVGDKVILNPVNAGQPLHASNYELPDHPGCKEINSVTSNTSWKINLFMMFSDHKDEVLKGGDVVRLFHAEQEKFLTCDDYKSKLHVFLRTTLRQSAASATSSNALWEVEVVHHDPCRGGAGHWNSLYRFKHLATGNYLAAEENPGYKEDSNEIEVDSRIIKRNLGERIKYKLVAVPHGNDIASLFELDPTTLQKTDSFVPRNSYVRFRHLCTNTWIQSTNIPIDIDEERPIRLMLGTCPAKEDKEAFAIVSVPVMEIRDLDFANDASLMLSTVVDKFNGGFLNPNDRRYAIKLMEDVVFFVVDQFNNGQPALDVTMNKANRERQKLMREQNILKQIFGIIKAPFKDRGTEPPLLKLEELSDQKNAPYQYMLRLCYRVLRHSQDDYRKNQEHIAKQFGMMQSQIGYDILAEDTITALLHNNRKLLEKHITKTEVETFVSLVRRNREPRFLDYLSDLCVSNNVAIAITQELICKCVLDAKNQDILMKTERRPPKEGQHTSEYMEEFGEEDEVWLIWSDKANETHEKSIRQLAQEARQGNVQDENVLTYYRYQLKLFARMCFDRQYLAIDEISKQLDVELISLCMMDESLPFDLRASFCRLMLHAHVDRDPQELVTPIKFARLWTEIPTSISIKDYDSHLDYSRDNKKNKFAHTMAFMEEYLNNVLIDDLPFANEEKNKLTYEVVSLARHLIYFGFYSFFELLRLTRTLLGIIDCTPNAAAINPVFNDDGTGNNVRRSIHGVGQMMSTMVLSRKQSVFSGSGRPGDSQAGGKDSIDTQDITVMDTKLKILEILQFILSVRLDYRISFMLSVFKKEFADVYPMGDADATHHTEQEAAINLLHIGEQAEAMFGVGKGNSILEVDDEGGRMFLRVLIHLIMHDYPPLVSGALQLLFKHFSQRQEVLHTFKQVQLLITTQDVENYKNIKRDLDLLRTMAEKSELWVIKKSSSGKDDKKDKKDKKDKEKKEPKEPPPEEDPETKKQRIERSNESYQHVKEILERLNKMCSSGVFKKQQRLLKNMGAHKVMLDLLQITYDRNDTKMLEIIKYTHLFLQKFCSGNLENQALLHKHLNLFLTRGLLEAETMQQIFSNNYQLCSEISETVLHHFIHCLATHGRYIQYLNFLHTIIKAEGKYVKKCQDMIMTELTSAGDDVVVLYNDKTSFATMVDLMIQSREGVHEDSPLRYHISLVELLAACAEGKNVYTEIKCTSLLPLEDMVRVITHEDCITEVKIAYVNFVNHCYVDTEVEMKEIYTSNHIWKLFDNFTTDMARVCSIRERRLSDPVLEKYVIQVVLDTINAFFSSPFSENSTTTEVHFTTVKQLLQSTMRMLECPWLQPQQKIQVEACIRTLALTTKDRTITLPIELEAHVNMMLSQSYSNALSRSILASKNLSRLTRPAAPTNPWDYKNIIEKLQDIINTLEQRLMPLVNAELSVLVDVLHQPELLFLEGTDARTRCESGGFISKLIQHTKALMNSDEKLCIKVLRTLQEMLIREMDFDEKGFGLRKVLLQNYLFNNKKIMKPEGPDLVGGGEVERDWVAVAALQCRLDREGGTKLFIDLITSTKNEKIFHESIQFAISLLEGGNTEIQNSFYKLMMGDNKSEKFFKVLNDRMTNARLEVKSNISVNVGEMSHKAKDEKDLEPGGVPSFGQPEQTPQPEQQEVDTEMGPSVTIMKPILRFLQLLCENHNLDLQNFLRCQSNKTNYNLVCETLQFLDIMCGSTTGGLGLLGLYINENNVELITQTLETLTEYCQGPCQENQTCIVCHECNGIDIITALILNDISPLCRYRMELVLQLKDNASKLLLALMESRHDNENAERILLNLRPRELVEVIKKAYWQETECEEGEVSPREVGHNIYILALQLARHNKLLLSLLKPQKKTKEEEEGISSMLHLNKQEESKEDPLEHYDRQTSNIEIVREDRSMEQIVFPVHPICEYLTEESKFRVFTTTELDEQGSKVPHFFEQTSFLHNEMEWQKKLRSMPVLFWFSRRMSLWGTISFNLAVFVNLIIALFYPHDTGQSSIDTSVLLLMFWIFAGLAVVGLLSKRYGYQALTVAITLRLVYHIGIGPTLALMGALNLGNKIVYVVSFVGNNGTFIMGYKAMVMDVEFLYHLAYVLISTLGLFVHELFFSLLLFDLIYREETLLNVIKSVTRNGRSILLTAVLAIILVYLFSIVGFLFLRDDFIMEVDRLASADEAGTDDSIDSCSADGVDCIEETGLVAPAEDEENTERACETLLMCIVTVLNHGLRNGGGVGDVLRKPSKNETLFPARVVYDLLFYFVVIIIVLNLIFGVIIDTFADLRSEKQKKEEVLKTTCFICCLERDKFDNKTVSFEEHIKLEHNIWNYLYFIVLVREKNRTDYTGPESYVAHMIKNKNLDWFPRMQAMSLVITEGDGEQNEMRNLQECLSNTKKSVEQLTGQLTELKEQMTEQRKRRQRMGFVDVQSGSNAGMPIPPSAAGGNHQLYKA, from the exons ATGTCTGATTCAGCGTCCAGTTTCTTGCATATAGGCGACATTGTGTCCCTATATGCAGAAGGAACTGTTAATGGTTTTATAAGCACACTGGG gttGGTAGATGACCGTTGTGTTGTAGAGCCAGCAGGCGGAGATCTGGACAACCCTCCCAAAAAATTCAGAG ATTGCCTTTTTAAGGTTTATCCCATGAACCGATATTCTGCTCAGAAACAGTTCTGGAAGGCCAAACAGGCAAAGCACGAGAAGGATAAGATAGGAGACATGGTTCTTCTGCAGAAATTGCAA CATGCAGCTAACTTGGAGCAAAAACAGAATGACGCAGAGAACAAAAAGGTCCACGGGGATGTCGTGAAATATGGCAGTGTCATTCAG CTCCTGCATATGAAGAGTAACAAATATTTGACAGTGAATAAACGTCTTCCAGCGTTGCTGGAGAAGAATGCTATGCGTGTTACTCTTGACGGGACTGGCAATGAGGGATCCTGGCTCATTATCCAACCATTCTGGAAGCTCAGAGCTGATGGAGACAGC GTGGTGGTTGGAGATAAGGTGATACTAAATCCTGTTAACGCCGGACAGCCTCTTCATGCTAGCAATTACGAACTTCCTGATCACCCAGGTTGTAAAGAG ATCAACTCGGTGACTAGCAACACCAGCTGGAAGATCAATCTCTTTATGATGTTCAGTGATCACAAAGATGAAGTCCTCAAAGGA GGAGACGTGGTGAGACTGTTCCACGCAGAGCAAGAGAAATTTCTAACTTGTGATGACTACAAGTCTAAGCTGCACGTATTTCTTCGTACAACTCTGCGTCAGTCTGCCGCATCAGCCACCAGCTccaatgcattatgggaagtGGAG GTTGTGCACCATGATCCATGTCGAGGTGGAGCGGGACATTGGAACAGCCTCTACAGATTTAAACATTTGGCCACGGGCAACTATCTTGCTGCCGAG gagaacccaggctACAAAGAAGACAGCAACGAAATAGAG GTGGACAGTAGAATCATCAAGCGGAATCTCGGTGAGAGGATAAAGTACAAGCTGGTGGCAGTGCCTCATGGGAACGATATCGCCTCACTGTTTGAGCTGGACCCCACCACATTGCAGAAGACCGATTCATTTGTGCCAag AAATTCTTACGTTCGATTTCGTCACCTCTGCACAAACACTTGGATACAAAGCACCAACATTCCTATTGACATTGATGAAGAGAGGCCAATTCGATTAATG CTGGGCACCTGCCCCGCTAAAGAAGACAAAGAAGCTTTTGCCATCGTCTCGGTGCCGGTCATGGAGATTCGAGATCTAGATTTTGCCAACGACGCCAGCCTTATGTTGAGCACCGTGGTGGACAAGTTCAACGGTGGTTTCCTCAATCCGAATGATAGAAG ATATGCCATTAAACTAATGGAGGATGTGGTTTTCTTCGTTGTGGACCAGTTTAACAATGGCCAGCCTGCCCTGGATGTGACGATGAACAAAGccaacagagagagacagaagctCATGAGAgagcagaacattttaaaacag ATATTTGGAATCATTAAGGCCCCATTTAAAGACAGAGGAACCGAACCTCCCCTCCTAAAATTGGAGGAGCTGTCGGATCAGAAGAACGCTCCCTATCAGTACATGCTCAGACTGTGCTACAGAGTGCTGCGTCACTCGCAGGACGACTACCGTAAGAATCAG gaGCACATAGCCAAACAGTTTGGAATGATGCAGTCTCAGATTGGTTATGATATTCTGGCTGAGGACACCATCACAGCTCTGCTACACAACAACCGCAAACTGCTGGAGAAACACATCACTAAAACCGAGGTGGAGACCTTCGTCAGTCTGGTTCGCAGAAACAGAGAGCCTAG gtttcTGGACTATCTTTCAGACCTGTGCGTGTCGAATAACGTGGCCATCGCCATAACTCAAGAGCTGATCTGTAAGTGTGTGCTGGATGCCAAGAACCAGGATATTCTCATGAAAACTGA ACGTCGACCTCCAAAAGAGGGTCAGCACACCTCTGAATACATGGAAGAGTTCGGAGAGGAGGATGAAGTTTGGCTGATCTGGTCCGATAAGGCAAACGAGACCCACGAGAAGAGTATCCGGCAGCTTGCCCAGGAGGCACGGCAAGGGAATGTGCAAGACGAAAATGTGCTTACATATTACAG GTACCAGCTTAAACTGTTCGCCCGGATGTGTTTTGACCGCCAGTATCTGGCTATCGATGAGATCTCAAAGCAGCTGGACGTGGAGCTGATTTCTCTCTGCATGATGGATGAATCTCTTCCCTTTGATCTGCGGGCGTCCTTCTGTAGACTCATGCTGCATGCGCACGTGGATCGTGACCCTCAGGAGCTTGTGACACCAATTAAGTTTGCACGCTTGTGGACCGAGATCCCCACATCTATCAGCATCAAAGA TTATGATTCCCACTTGGACTATTCGAGGGACAATAAAAAGAACAAGTTTGCCCACACGATGGCTTTTATGGAGGAGTACCTCAACAATGTTCTCATCGATGACCTGCCGTTTGCCAACGAAGAGAAAAACAAGCTGACCTATGAG GTGGTTAGCTTGGCCAGACATCTCATTTACTTTGGGTTCTACAGTTTCTTTGAGCTCCTGAGACTGACCCGCACTCTCCTGGGAATCATAGACTGCACTCCAAATGCCGCAGCCATCAATCCCGTGTTTAATGATGATGGAACCG GTAACAATGTCAGGCGCTCCATCCACGGCGTGGGGCAGATGATGTCCACCATGGTACTGAGCAGAAAACAGTCAGTTTTTTCCGGCTCTGGTCGCCCTGGTGACAGCCAGGCTGGAGGTAAAGATAGCATTGACACGCAGGATATCACTGTGATGGACACCAAACTGAAGATCCTGGAGATTTTACAG TTCATCCTCAGTGTGCGGCTGGATTACCGGATTTCCTTCATGCTTTCCGTTTTCAAGAAGGAGTTTGCAGATGTCTATCCTATGGGGGATGCAGATGCAACGCATCACACGGAGCAGGAAG CTGCCATCAACCTCTTGCACATTGGGGAGCAGGCAGAGGCCATGTTTGGAGTTGG TAAAGGAAACAGCATTCTGGAGGTGGATGATGAAGGTGGAAGAATGTTCCTGCGTGTTCTGATCCACCTCATCATGCACGACTACCCACCTCTGGTTTCTGGGGCCCTGCAGTTGCTCTTCAAACACTTCAGTCAGAGACAAGAGGTCTTGCACACCTTTAAGCAG GTCCAGCTCCTCATTACCACTCAGGATGTGGAAAACTACAAAAACATCAAACGTGATCTGGATCTTCTACGCACCATGGCGGAAAAGTCAGAGCTTTGGGTCATTAAGAAAAGCAGCTCTGGAAAGGATGATAAGAAGGACAAAAAAGACAAGAAagataaagagaaaaaagagcCTAAAGAG CCACCACCAGAGGAGGATCctgaaacaaagaaacaaagaatAGAAAGGAGCAATGAAAGCTACCAGCACGTAAAAGAG ATCCTTGAGCGGTTGAATAAAATGTGCAGTTCAGGTGTCTTTAAGAAGCAGCAAAGGCTATTGAAGAACATGGGTGCTCACAAAGTGATGCTTGACCTCTTGCAGATCACATACGATCGG AATGACACCAAAATGCTGGAGATCATCAAGTATACGCACCTCTTCCTGCAGAAGTTCTGCTCAGGCAATCTGGAGAATCAGGCTCTTCTCCATAAACACCTCAACCTCTTCCTCACTCGTGGG CTCTTAGAGGCAGAGACAATGCAGCAGATTTTCAGTAACAATTACCAACTTTGTTCTGAGATCAGCGAAACTGTACTCCATCATTTTATCCACTGCCTGGCCACACACGGCCGTTACATCCAGTACCTTAACTTCCTGCACACCATCATTAAAGCAGAGGGGAAATATGTGAAGAAATGTCAAGACATGATCATGACTGAG CTGACAAGTGCGGGTGATGATGTGGTCGTCTTATACAACGATAAGACGTCGTTTGCCACCATGGTGGATCTGATGATACAGTCGAGGGAGGGGGTGCATGAAGACAGTCCTCTGCGTTATCATATCTCTCTGGTAGAGCTGCTGGCTGCATGCGCTGAGGGTAAAAATGTCTACACTGAGATAAAATGCACATCTCTGCTGCCCCTAGAGGACATGGTGAGAGTGATCACGCATGAAGACTGCATCACAGAG GTGAAAATTGCCTACGTAAACTTTGTGAACCACTGCTACGTTGACACAGAAGTGGAGATGAAGGAAATCTACACCAGCAACCACATTTGGAAACTGTTTGACAACTTCACAACAGATATGGCCAGG GTGTGCTCTATCCGCGAGAGACGTTTGTCAGATCCTGTGCTGGAGAAATATGTGATTCAGGTGGTTTTAGACACTATTAATGCTTTCTTCAGCTCACCTTTCTCCGAAAACAGCACCACCACGGAG GTTCATTTCACCACAGTAAAACAGCTGCTACAGTCCACTATGCGTATGTTGGAGTGTCCCTGGCTGCAGCCACAACAGAAAATCCAAGTTGAGGCCTGCATCCGAACTCTGGCTTTAACAA CAAAGGACCGTACCATAACACTGCCGATCGAGCTAGAGGCTCATGTCAACATGATGTTGAGTCAGAGTTACTCCAACGCGCTGTCTCGCTCCATCCTCGCCAGCAAAAACCTGTCTCGCCTCACGCGCCCCGCTGCCCCCACCAACCCCTGGGACTACAAAAACATCATAGAGAAACTACAG GACATCATTAACACCCTGGAGCAGCGGCTGATGCCTCTAGTTAATGCTGAGTTATCAGTGCTGGTGGATGTTCTGCATCAGCCCGAGTTGCTCTTTCTGGAAGGCACTGATGCACGGACACGCTGTGAATCAGGAGGCTTCATATCTAA ACTGATTCAACACACTAAAGCCCTGATGAACTCCGACGAGAAGCTCTGTATCAAAGTCCTCAGAACTCTACAGGAAATGCTCATTCGGGAGATGGACTTTGATGAAAAG GGTTTTGGCTTGAGAAAGGTGTTGCTTCAAAACTACCTCTTTAACAACAAAAAGATCATGAAACCAGAAGGTCCTGATCTTGTTGGAG GTGGAGAGGTCGAGAGAGACTGGGTTGCGGTCGCAGCGTTACAATGCCGACTGGATAGAGAAGGCGGCACCAAACTCTTCATAGACCTCATAACAAGCACAAAGAATGAGAAGATCTTCCATGAGAGCATACAGTTTGCCATCAGTTTGCTGGAAGGTGGCAACACCGAAATCCAG AACTCATTCTACAAACTCATGATGGGCGATAACAAGTCCGAGAAGTTTTTTAAAGTGCTGAACGATCGCATGACGAACGCTCGGCTAGAAGTCAAATCCAACATTTCGGTCAATGTCGGAGAAATGAGCCACAAAGCCAAAGATGAAAAGGATCTGGAACCag GTGGAGTGCCTTCTTTTGGCCAGCCTGAGCAGACACCACAGCCTGAGCAGCAGGAAGTAGATACAGAAATGGGTCCCTCTGTCACCATTATGAAACCCATCCTGCGCTTTTTACAGCTGCTTTGTGAGAACCACAATCTGGACCTTCAG AATTTTCTTCGCTGTCAGAGCaacaaaacaaactataatCTGGTGTGTGAAACGCTCCAGTTTCTGGACATCATGTGCGGCAGCACAACAGGAGGTTTGGGTCTGCTGGGCCTTTACATTAACGAGAATAACGTAGAACTGATCACACAGACCCTGGAGACGCTCACGGAATACTGCCAAGGGCCCTGCCAGGAGAACCAG ACTTGCATTGTCTGTCACGAGTGTAATGGCATAGACATCATCACAGCATTGATTCTGAATGACATCAGTCCACTGTGCCGTTACCGTATGGAGCTGGTGTTGCAGCTCAAG GACAATGCCTCCAAGCTCCTGCTTGCTCTGATGGAGAGTCGTCATGACAATGAAAACGCCGAGAGAATCCTGTTAAACCTTCGACCCCGCGAACTG GTGGAGGTGATAAAGAAGGCTTACTGGCAGGAGACTGAATGTGAGGAGGGGGAAGTGTCGCCGCGGGAGGTCGGACACAACATCTACATCCTGGCACTACAG CTTGCTCGACACAACAAATTGCTTCTCTCACTGCTTAAACCCCAAAAGAAGACcaaagaggaagaagagggcATCTCCTCTATG CTTCACTTGAACAAACAAGAGGAATCGAAGGAGGATCCATTAGAACACTATGACCGTCAAACCTCTAATATTGAG ATCGTTCGTGAGGACCGCAGCATGGAGCAGATCGTGTTTCCTGTTCACCCCATTTGCGAGTATTTGACCGAGGAGTCAAAGTTTCGTGTGTTCACCACCACAGAGCTAGATGAGCAGGGCAGCAAAGTCCCACACTTTTTTGAACAGACCTCATTTCTTCACAATGAAATGGAGTGGCAGAAAAAACTTCGCA GCATGCCGGTGTTATTCTGGTTCTCTCGTCGAATGTCTCTTTGGGGAACCATATCGTTCAATCTCGCTGTGTTCGTCAACCTCATCATCGCTTTGTTCTACCCACACGATACTGGTCAAA GTAGCATAGACACTTCAGTACTGCTCCTGATGTTTTGGATTTTTGCTGGACTGGCTGTCGTGGGGCTGTTATCGAAACGTTACGGGTACCAGGCTCTCACTGTCGCCATCACCCTCCGGCTTGTCTATCACATTGGCATCGGGCCCACGCTCGCTCTAATGGGGGCTCTTAAT ctGGGCAATAAGATTGTGTACGTGGTGAGCTTTGTGGGAAACAACGGCACCTTCATCATGGGTTACAAAGCCATGGTAATGGATGTAGAGTTTCTGTACCACTTGGCCTATGTGTTGATCAGTACTTTGGGCCTGTTCGTCCACGAACTCTTCTTCAGCCTATTG TTATTTGATCTGATCTACCGTGAGGAGACGCTTCTTAATGTAATCAAAAGCGTCACCCGTAACGGCCGTTCGATTCTTCTCACCGCTGTCCTGGCCATCATCCTAGTCTACCTCTTCTCCATCGTGGGCTTTCTCTTCCTCAGGGATGACTTTATCATGGAAGTGGACCGGCTCGCCAGTGCAGATGAAG CAGGTACAGATGACTCTATTGACAGCTGCAGTGCAGATGGAGTCGACTGCATTGAGGAAACTGGGTTGGTTGCACCAGCAGAGG ATGAAGAGAACACAGAGAGGGCTTGTGAGACTCTTCTGATGTGCATTGTGACTGTGCTGAATCACGGCCTGAGGAACGGAGGAGGTGTGGGGGATGTTCTGCGCAAACCATCAAAAAAT GAGACCTTGTTCCCTGCTCGGGTGGTCTATGACCTGCTCTTTTACTTCGTTGTGATCATCATCGTCCTCAACTTGATCTTCGGTGTGATTATCGACACTTTTGCTGACCTCCGTAGTGAGAAACAGAAGAAGGAAGAGGTCTTGAAGACCACCTGTTTCATCTGCT GTCTTGAGAGGGACAAGTTTGATAATAAAACCGTCTCGTTTGAAGAACACATTAAACTGGAGCACAACATCTGGAACTACCTCTATTTCATTGTCCTTGTGCGAGAGAAAAACAGGACCGACTACACCGGGCCAGAAAGCTATGTGGCGCACATGATAAAG AATAAGAACCTGGATTGGTTCCCGCGCATGCAAGCCATGTCTCTGGTTATAACAGAGGGAGACGGGGAACAGAACGAGATGAGGAACCTCCAAGAATGTCTCTCTAACACCAAGAAATCGGTCGAACAACTCACAGGCCAGTTAACAGAGCTGAAAGAACAG atgaCAGAGCAGAGGAAGCGAAGGCAAAGAATGGGTTTTGTTGATGTTCAGTCGGGCTCGAACGCTGGGATGCCGATCCCTCCTAGTGCTGCTGGGGGGAATCATCAGCTCTACAAGGCCTAA